From the genome of bacterium, one region includes:
- a CDS encoding glycosyltransferase has product MTLSVVVISFNQRLLIERLIGQLLDQSFAPDDYEVIVVECNSQDQTADWLLAQSDARLRPVILSHDCNRSAARNRGILESRGRIVVMIDGDHTISPDFLVRHSDAHAPGVRAIVGKSIFAPDPEYRAISTYLDGSGAAKLPIGTMLPGRYFLTRNCSVPRDVLIDIGLFDEQFDQWGGEDLDLGVRLERAGVPIIGAPQALAVHHHFRTLQEVMRVIEAYGAGSIPRLLGKHPQLFRELNLDWLYHNPFQPDQFSRPTRLLHRLLCSALIYTTMLSIAQSLRRFRLPRVLLDYLHLRQYAKGYCRAAGPKL; this is encoded by the coding sequence ATGACGCTCAGCGTCGTTGTGATCAGTTTCAATCAACGCTTGTTGATTGAACGTTTGATTGGACAACTGCTGGACCAGAGTTTTGCGCCGGACGACTATGAAGTTATCGTCGTTGAGTGTAACTCGCAGGACCAAACTGCCGACTGGTTACTGGCACAGAGCGATGCTCGGCTGCGACCGGTGATCCTGTCGCATGATTGCAATCGTTCCGCGGCACGCAATCGCGGCATCCTGGAATCGCGTGGGCGTATCGTCGTCATGATTGACGGCGACCACACGATCTCACCGGACTTTCTTGTTCGGCACTCCGACGCGCATGCACCAGGCGTCCGTGCCATAGTCGGCAAATCAATCTTCGCGCCGGACCCGGAATACCGCGCAATCAGCACCTATCTTGATGGTAGTGGTGCAGCTAAACTCCCAATCGGAACCATGCTGCCGGGCCGCTACTTCCTCACCCGCAATTGTTCTGTTCCGCGTGATGTGCTTATAGACATTGGGCTGTTTGACGAACAATTTGATCAATGGGGCGGGGAGGACTTAGACTTGGGAGTTCGACTCGAACGGGCGGGAGTCCCGATCATTGGCGCGCCGCAGGCGTTGGCAGTTCACCACCACTTTCGCACGTTACAAGAAGTCATGCGAGTGATCGAGGCCTACGGTGCAGGCAGCATTCCGCGACTGTTAGGAAAACATCCTCAGCTGTTCCGCGAACTTAATCTCGACTGGCTCTATCACAATCCTTTTCAACCGGATCAATTTTCCAGGCCGACGCGGTTGTTACACCGCCTGCTCTGCTCGGCGCTCATTTACACCACCATGCTATCCATCGCGCAGAGTCTACGGAGATTCCGTCTGCCGCGTGTCTTGTTAGACTATCTTCACCTCCGGCAATATGCCAAAGGCTATTGCCGTGCCGCCGGGCCCAAATTATAG
- a CDS encoding glycosyltransferase family 4 protein, whose product MKILYLAPEHVSGTLSLFKREHERRGDTCRFITFWHSRWDFPDDICLNLHGMPNHGWVRGLRKLVAHDPHAIPSRVVEDRLPHWTPNPVARALHALRDERNWRKINAAIRQHELFAFDVLHLDGGADFTRDARFARTFKSLGKPIIAYYHGSDLRSRGYIPAVDRITDLRLTPEWDLAAIDRRLCYQYLPLDLSRFKAKPYAPGTVLRIGHAARNPQKGTAHVQRAVAELSRTHRVELVLIQNMTHDQALAAKESCDLFVDQLTNEGGWGYGMSGVEALAMGIPVVTNVPAAMSQLIGDHPFVQADPASISDVLRALVDNPARCADLAARGRAWVDERHEVRRVVDTLYAHYQKLGLAAA is encoded by the coding sequence ATGAAGATTCTCTACTTGGCGCCGGAGCATGTATCCGGCACTCTGTCTTTGTTCAAACGCGAACACGAGCGCCGCGGTGACACATGCCGTTTCATCACTTTCTGGCACAGCCGCTGGGATTTTCCCGACGACATTTGCCTGAACTTGCACGGAATGCCGAACCATGGTTGGGTGCGCGGACTGCGCAAACTTGTGGCCCACGACCCTCATGCAATTCCGTCGCGCGTCGTAGAGGATCGGTTGCCGCACTGGACTCCGAATCCGGTAGCTCGTGCGCTCCATGCCTTGCGCGACGAACGCAACTGGCGTAAGATCAACGCCGCCATTCGTCAGCATGAGCTCTTCGCGTTCGATGTCTTGCACCTCGATGGCGGCGCGGATTTCACACGCGATGCCCGTTTCGCGCGGACTTTCAAGTCTCTCGGCAAGCCGATTATCGCCTATTACCACGGTTCCGACCTGCGGTCGCGCGGGTATATTCCGGCCGTGGATCGTATCACAGATCTGCGTTTGACTCCTGAATGGGATCTCGCTGCAATTGACCGGCGCCTGTGCTACCAGTATCTGCCGTTGGACCTCTCCCGTTTCAAGGCAAAGCCGTACGCGCCCGGAACGGTCTTGCGTATCGGTCACGCCGCGCGCAATCCGCAAAAGGGCACGGCGCATGTGCAACGCGCAGTAGCCGAGCTGTCGAGGACGCATCGCGTCGAGCTTGTTCTAATCCAGAACATGACCCACGACCAGGCGCTGGCCGCCAAGGAATCCTGCGATCTATTCGTGGATCAGTTGACGAACGAGGGTGGATGGGGTTATGGAATGAGTGGGGTGGAGGCGCTGGCGATGGGAATTCCCGTGGTAACCAATGTACCGGCCGCCATGTCGCAGCTTATTGGCGACCATCCATTCGTACAGGCCGATCCGGCATCAATTAGTGATGTATTGCGGGCCCTCGTCGACAATCCGGCACGCTGTGCCGATCTGGCCGCACGCGGACGCGCTTGGGTTGACGAGCGGCACGAGGTTCGACGTGTCGTGGACACATTGTACGCGCATTATCAGAAGTTGGGATTGGCCGCGGCATGA
- the folD gene encoding bifunctional methylenetetrahydrofolate dehydrogenase/methenyltetrahydrofolate cyclohydrolase FolD, with product MSTRIDGSAIGAALQETLKLRVVDFHARTGVTPGLAVVLVGDDPASAVYVKSKGKACAKLGMFSETVVLPAATSRSELLDTIARLNADQRFHGILVQLPLPKHLDSDEVIDAIDPAKDVDGLHPVNAGLLALGRPRFVPCTPAGIVELLRSTGVQTSGKHAVVLGRSNLVGRPIATLLSSKGEFGDATVTICHSRSRNLAKITSGADILIVAIGQPHFVTADMVKQGAVVIDVGIHRRPDSAGGGLCGDVQFEQVATVAGAITPVPGGVGPMTIALLMSNTLKAAELRHATAFTHAG from the coding sequence ATGAGTACTCGAATAGATGGATCGGCCATCGGTGCCGCGTTACAGGAAACACTTAAGCTCCGCGTTGTGGACTTTCACGCACGTACGGGAGTCACACCCGGGCTTGCTGTTGTCCTGGTAGGCGACGACCCCGCATCGGCCGTGTACGTGAAATCGAAGGGCAAGGCCTGCGCTAAGCTTGGCATGTTCTCGGAAACCGTTGTGCTGCCTGCCGCAACCTCACGCAGCGAGCTTCTTGATACGATTGCCAGACTCAACGCTGACCAACGCTTTCACGGCATTCTCGTCCAACTTCCATTGCCGAAGCACTTGGACAGCGATGAAGTTATTGACGCCATAGATCCCGCCAAGGATGTGGACGGATTGCATCCGGTCAATGCCGGGCTATTGGCACTTGGTCGCCCTCGCTTTGTGCCATGCACTCCGGCCGGTATAGTCGAGCTGCTGCGATCCACTGGAGTTCAAACGTCGGGCAAGCACGCGGTGGTCTTGGGTCGTTCGAATCTTGTCGGCAGACCGATCGCGACGCTGTTGTCGTCGAAGGGCGAATTCGGTGATGCAACCGTTACTATATGTCACTCGCGCAGCCGGAATCTCGCCAAGATCACGAGCGGCGCGGACATATTGATCGTCGCCATCGGCCAGCCGCACTTCGTTACCGCGGACATGGTGAAACAAGGCGCGGTCGTGATTGACGTCGGCATTCATCGCCGCCCGGACAGCGCTGGAGGCGGTCTGTGCGGCGATGTGCAATTCGAGCAAGTCGCGACAGTCGCGGGTGCAATTACACCGGTTCCCGGCGGCGTCGGCCCGATGACGATTGCTTTGCTGATGAGTAATACACTGAAGGCGGCCGAGCTGCGGCACGCCACAGCGTTCACTCATGCTGGCTAA